Genomic segment of Sulfitobacter faviae:
TCCGGGTCTACAACTGGTCCGACTATATCGACGAATCCTTGCTGGATAAATTCGAAGAAGAGACCGGCATCGAATTGGTCTATGACGTGTTCGACAGCAACGAGGTGCTGGAGACCAAAATGCTTGCCGGTGGCTCGGGCTATGACGTGGTCGTCCCCTCGGGCACCTTCCTGCAGCGCCAGATCACGGCCGGTGCATTCCAGCCGCTGGACACGTCCAAACTGCCCAATCTCGAAAACATGTGGGACGTGGTTTCCTCGCGGACCGAACAATATGATCCCGATAACGCCCATTCCATCAACTATATGTGGGGCACCACCGGCATCGGCGTGAACGTTGGCAAGGTGAAAGAGATCCTAGGCGAAGACGCCCCGATTGACTCTTGGGACTTGGTTTTCGACCCGGCCAATATGGAAAAACTGGCCGACTGCGGCGTGCATTTTCTTGATGCCCCGGCAGAGATGATCCCCGCCGCGCTGAACTACATCGGCGAAGACCCAAACAGCCATGACCCCGATGTGATCGCCAAGGCCGAAGAGGTCTTCATGCCCGTCCGCCCCTATATTCAGAAGTTCCACTCTTCGGAATATATCAACGCTTTGGCCAACGGTGACGTCTGCGTCGCGGTGGGTTGGTCCGGTGATATCCTGCAGGCCCGTGACCGCGCGGATGAAGCCGACAACGGTGTTGAAATCGCCTATAATGCCCCTCCGAAGGCGCGCAGATGTGGTTTGACCAGATGGCCATCCCGGTTGACGCGCCGAACCCCGAGGGCGCGCATAAGTTCCTGAATTTCATCATGGACGCCGAGAATATGGCCGCCGCGTCGAACTATGTGTACTACGCCAACGGCAACAAAGCCTCGCAAGAGCATCTGGTCGAGGATGTGATCGGCGACCCGGCGATCTACCCCTCTGAAGCGGCGCTGAACAACCTGTTCACCACCACACCTTACCCGCCGAAAGTGCAGCGCGTGGTGACCCGGCTCTGGACCAAGATCAAGTCCGGTACCTGATCTGAGACAGGGGGTGCGGCCAGTCTGGTCGCGCCCCTTTTTCTTGCCCCGCGACCCGATCAAAGCCTGAGCAAAGCCCGATCAAAGGATCTCTCAACCGTGAGCCCAACCGTCTTCGCCCCCTGGAACAACCCCGACGAAAAGCCGCTCATTCGCTTTGAGAATGTGACCAAGAAATTTGGTGAATTCGTCGCCATCGACGATCTGTCTTTGGATATCTACGCGCAGGAATTCTTTGCCCTGCTTGGGCCTTCGGGCTGTGGCAAGACGACGATGATGCGCATGTTGGCGGGTTTCGAAAGCCCGACCACCGGGCGCATCGAATTGGCGGGGCAGGACATCGCCCCGGTGCCCCCGAACAAACGCGCGGTGAACATGATGTTCCAATCCTACGCGCTGTTTCCGCATCTGAGCATCTGGGACAACATCGCCTTCGGCCTGCGCCGCGACAAGATGGAGAAGGACGCCATCGCCGCCCGCGTGGCCGAGATGCTGAAGCTCACCCGGCTAGAGAAATTCGCCCGCCGGAAACCGCATCAGATTTCCGGCGGCCAACGGCAGCGTGTGGCGCTGGCGCGCTCACTGGCCAAAGCGCCCAAACTGTTGCTGCTCGATGAGCCCTTGGGCGCGCTTGATAAGAAGCTGCGGCAAGACACCCAGTTCGAGCTGATGGACATTCAAGAATCCACCGGCACCACCTTTGTCATCGTGACCCACGACCAAGAAGAGGCGATGACCGTCGCCTCCCGCGTGGCGGTGATGGACGAGGGGCGCGTGATTCAAGTGGCCACCCCCGCCGAGATCTATGAAGCGCCGAATTCCGTCTATGTCGCTGACTTCATCGGTGACGTGAATATCATCGAAGCCAGCACCAAGGCCATTGGCCAAGATCAATACCATCTGAACTGGATCGAGGGGCAGCCGCCGCTGACCGCCACCTCTGCCGCGCCGTTCAGCGAAGGGCAGCAGGCCCATCTGGCGATCCGGCCCGAGAAAATCCGCATTTCGACCGAGAGGCCTGAGGATGCGCCTAATGCGCTACAGGGCAAAGTGCTCGACATCGCCTATTTGGGGAACCTCTCTACCTATCACGTCGAACTGCCCGGCGGGCAGGTGATCAAGGCGCAGACGGCCAACACTCGCCGCATCGCACGCCGTGACATCACATGGGAAGACCCGGTCTGGATTTCATGGAGCGCCACCGCAGGCGTTTTGTTGGCGCAATGAACATGCGTCGTTTCGCCCTGATCGCGGTCCCGTACCTCTGGCTGCTGGCGCTATTTCTGGTGCCTTTCCTGATCGTTTTCAAAATCTCCCTCTCCGATACGGCGCTGGCGATCCCGCCCTATACGCCGACGATCAAGGACGGCATCAGCGCCCTGATCGCCCAGTTGGATTTCGAGAATTTTACCTTCCTCGCCTCCGACGATCTTTATTGGAAAGCCTACCTTAGCTCCCTGCGCATCGCCGTTGTATCGACCGCGCTGACGCTCTTGGTCGGCTATCCCATCGCCTATGGCATGGCCCGCGCCCCCGAAGAGTGGCGCGCCACTTTGATGATGTTGGTGATCCTGCCGTTCTGGACCTCCTTCCTGATCCGCGTCTATGCGTGGATGGGCATTCTCAGCAACGAAGGGCTGCTGAACCAACTCTTGATGGGGTTGGGTCTAACGGCAGAGCCTTTACAGATCCTTAATACCAATACGGCAGTCTATATCGGCATCGTCTATACCTACCTGCCGTTCATGATCCTGCCGATCTACGCCGCGCTGGACCGCTTGGATGAATCCCTGAACGAGGCGGCGGAGGATTTGGGCTGCTCGCGTTTGCAAGCCTTCTGGCTGGTGACGATCCCGTTGTCTCGCAACGGCATCGTGGCGGGCAGCTTCCTTGTCTTCATCCCCGCTTTGGGTGAATTCGTGATCCCCTCGCTCTTGGGCGGGTCGGGCACGCTGATGATCGGCAAGGTGCTGTGGGAGGAGTTCTTCAACAACCGCGACTGGCCGGTGGCGAGCGCGGTGGCGGTGATCCTGCTGCTGATCCTGATCATTCCGATCATCCTCTTCCAGCGCAACCAGCAGAAACAGGCGGAGGCTGAACAATGAAGCGGATGACATGGTTCAACGTGACCTCGCTCACCTTGGGCTTCGCCTTTCTCTACCTGCCGATGATCATTCTGGTGATCTACAGTTTCAACGCCTCGAAACTGGTGACGGTCTGGGCCGGATTCTCGACCCGCTGGTACGGCGAGCTGTTGCAAAACGAAGCCTTCCTGAACGCAGCATGGGTCACGCTGAAGGTCGCGGTGATCTCGTCGTCCATTGCCACGGTGTTGGGCACGATGGCGGCCTATGTGCTGGTGCGCGGCGGGCGGTTCATGGGGCGGACGTTGTTCTCCGGCATGATCTACGCGCCGCTGGTGATGCCCGAGGTGATCACCGGTCTGTCGCTCCTCTTGCTCTTCATCGGCATCGGGCTGGACCGGGGCGTGCTGACCATCGTGCTGGCGCATACGACCTTTTCGATGTGCTATGTCTCGGTCGTCGTCTCCTCGCGGCTGGTGTCCTTCGACCGTTCGTTGGAAGAGGCCGCGCTCGACCTCGGTTCGTCCCCTTGGGAGGCCTTCCGCCTCGTGACCCTGCCGATCATCGCGCCTGCGGTGATTTCGGGCTGGCTTCTGGCCTTCACGCTCAGCCTTGATGATCTGGTCATCGCCTCCTTCACCGCGGGGCCCTCGGCGACGACGCTGCCGATCAAGATCTTCAGCGCCGTGCGTTTGGGGGTTTCGCCTGAGATCAACGCGCTGTCGACGATCATGATCGCCATCGTGACCGTGGGGGTCATCACCGCATCGCTGGTCAGCAAACGCTCAAGCCTGCGCGCGCAGGAGGAGGCGCGCGCGGCGGAACGGCCCGCCGCATGAAGCGTATCTACGCGGATTTCGCCTATTCCGAAGCGCCGCGTGCGGGCTGCTGGTGGGACCAGACCCATGGCGCGCCGGAGCGGCCGGCGCTGCAAGGCGCGGCGCAGGCCGATGTGGTGATCATCGGTGGCGGTTTCACCGGCCTTAACGCCGCGCTGCATCTGGCGCAGGCCGGGGTCGGGGCCACGGTGCTGGAGGCCGAACGCGTGGGCTTTGGCGCCTCGGGCCGCAACGGGGGCTTTTGCTGCTTGGGCGGCGGGATGCTGGATGACGCGGCGCTCGACCGGAAATTCGGGCGGACAGAGCGGCTTGGCTGGCGGCAGGCCGAGGTGGCGGCGATCCGACAGGTGGAGGATTTCATCGCCGCCCGTGGCATCAATGTCGACCGGCATTCCCAAGGGGAAACCCAGCTGGCCCACCGCCCGCGCGATTTCGAAGAGATGCGCGGGAGGCTCGATTACTACGCGGAGAATTACGGCGTCACGGCGCGGCTGACCGAAAAGGCCGATCTGGCCGCCGAGGGGCTGAACGCAGGCTTCGAGGGCGCGATCACCGTGCCGATTGGCTTTGGCCTCAACCCCCGCAAATATGTGACCGCCCTCGCGCAGGCCGCAGAAGAGGCGGGGGCCGCGATCTGTCACAACAGCCCGGCCACCGGGGTGACAGGGCGCAAGGGCGCGTTCGAGGTCACGACGCCGCAGGGCCGCATCTGCGCAGAGCGGGTGATCATCGCCACCAATGGCT
This window contains:
- a CDS encoding ABC transporter permease subunit; this encodes MRRFALIAVPYLWLLALFLVPFLIVFKISLSDTALAIPPYTPTIKDGISALIAQLDFENFTFLASDDLYWKAYLSSLRIAVVSTALTLLVGYPIAYGMARAPEEWRATLMMLVILPFWTSFLIRVYAWMGILSNEGLLNQLLMGLGLTAEPLQILNTNTAVYIGIVYTYLPFMILPIYAALDRLDESLNEAAEDLGCSRLQAFWLVTIPLSRNGIVAGSFLVFIPALGEFVIPSLLGGSGTLMIGKVLWEEFFNNRDWPVASAVAVILLLILIIPIILFQRNQQKQAEAEQ
- a CDS encoding NAD(P)/FAD-dependent oxidoreductase, producing the protein MKRIYADFAYSEAPRAGCWWDQTHGAPERPALQGAAQADVVIIGGGFTGLNAALHLAQAGVGATVLEAERVGFGASGRNGGFCCLGGGMLDDAALDRKFGRTERLGWRQAEVAAIRQVEDFIAARGINVDRHSQGETQLAHRPRDFEEMRGRLDYYAENYGVTARLTEKADLAAEGLNAGFEGAITVPIGFGLNPRKYVTALAQAAEEAGAAICHNSPATGVTGRKGAFEVTTPQGRICAERVIIATNGYSSEDLPPWLAARYMPTQSSVIVTRPMTEAELSAQGWTSQQACYDSRHLLHYFRLMPDNRMLFGVRGGLMSNPNSERRALARARADFEAMFPAWRHVETPHGWSGMVCIARNRMPFVGQVPDQPGVFAGLCYHGNGVAMASYSGALLADLVRGKTPERPYPAPMRAPLARFELGRFRRAVMPFAYAGFALSDR
- a CDS encoding ABC transporter permease, yielding MKRMTWFNVTSLTLGFAFLYLPMIILVIYSFNASKLVTVWAGFSTRWYGELLQNEAFLNAAWVTLKVAVISSSIATVLGTMAAYVLVRGGRFMGRTLFSGMIYAPLVMPEVITGLSLLLLFIGIGLDRGVLTIVLAHTTFSMCYVSVVVSSRLVSFDRSLEEAALDLGSSPWEAFRLVTLPIIAPAVISGWLLAFTLSLDDLVIASFTAGPSATTLPIKIFSAVRLGVSPEINALSTIMIAIVTVGVITASLVSKRSSLRAQEEARAAERPAA
- a CDS encoding ABC transporter ATP-binding protein, with the translated sequence MSPTVFAPWNNPDEKPLIRFENVTKKFGEFVAIDDLSLDIYAQEFFALLGPSGCGKTTMMRMLAGFESPTTGRIELAGQDIAPVPPNKRAVNMMFQSYALFPHLSIWDNIAFGLRRDKMEKDAIAARVAEMLKLTRLEKFARRKPHQISGGQRQRVALARSLAKAPKLLLLDEPLGALDKKLRQDTQFELMDIQESTGTTFVIVTHDQEEAMTVASRVAVMDEGRVIQVATPAEIYEAPNSVYVADFIGDVNIIEASTKAIGQDQYHLNWIEGQPPLTATSAAPFSEGQQAHLAIRPEKIRISTERPEDAPNALQGKVLDIAYLGNLSTYHVELPGGQVIKAQTANTRRIARRDITWEDPVWISWSATAGVLLAQ